The Primulina tabacum isolate GXHZ01 chromosome 16, ASM2559414v2, whole genome shotgun sequence genome window below encodes:
- the LOC142528251 gene encoding pyridoxal 5'-phosphate synthase subunit PDX1.3, protein MSRSGVVTVYGNCTITEVYKQSPFSVKVGLAQMLCGGVIMDVINAERARIAEEAGAGAVMALERVPADIRAQGGVARMSDPQLTKEIKLAVTIPVVAKARVGHFMEA, encoded by the coding sequence ATGTCCAGGAGCGGAGTCGTCACCGTTTATGGCAACTGCACAATTACGGAGGTTTATAAACAGTCTCCCTTCTCCGTCAAGGTGGGCCTTGCCCAGATGCTCTGCGGCGGCGTCATCATGGACGTGATTAATGCCGAGCGAGCCCGTATCGCGGAGGAAGCAGGTGCGGGTGCTGTCATGGCTTTAGAACGCGTGCCGGCGGATATCAGGGCTCAAGGTGGGGTGGCGCGTATGTCGGATCCCCAGCTAACTAAGGAGATTAAATTGGCGGTCACCATCCCTGTCGTAGCTAAGGCTCGAGTTGGCCATTTCATGGAGGCCTAG
- the LOC142528248 gene encoding uncharacterized protein LOC142528248 yields MASRMHKSPLPSISSRDEASDTYSYHSDTPSLLSDLGSLGDLTLLGDLGFLGDDDLMEDLESRSTPIPQVPLPCLHDPSLGDSPDQEVIPGDLDQSLLTPQDVKCLSGKLEISSDYEFKAPGLGDSYHNPPAGYFTMTLAHFNSGFSIPPHSLLVEVIRTLGISFSQLSPNSLTYFLGFCHRAKEFQIQATTSLFHSIFSIRCLKPEYSVYFQPRAGCKFMVRLRSTRGDWRSHFLFVKDSWWDVPSTWSSSCSVVKMRMIHRHLQVQCQTLGFFDDLFDPKSLLACGLRVNLATLQAREDTMGRPLSTGEKKRVDDRRYPPAPRPSIPTSGLHPQSGCGGGSSSQGRQGPHPMPTDSHAPGVVMDKRKDQCTRGHDDGKRKGEVATPPNFKKGRRDPISSARGPRKNSLFLEGVNAKERVGSFWDTDDPDMGWRKGREMICDHDMAHLVPQPPAALSHSLALIGCQAVSLACAYQAREERGRAEEVRFRRELSQLKEENERLRSENMKFQDDLSCLTKRCEEKTRDDEELRKELGSLYDKHHIEVKTGGMFLASKAGKSFVTGVDEKALAAFRASPAFADEVYSHAFGLHDEVVRDCRRQLRLTGLVPEEVVMRISPHVSELDDPAHVDSLPEFPPVEDADCEVIGALHLLPADGAIEDG; encoded by the exons ATGGCTAGTCGTATGCACAAATCTCCTCTTCCGAGTATTTCTAGTCGGGACGAAGCTTCAGATACTTACTCCTACCACTCTGACACTCCGTCCCTCTTGAGCGATTTGGGTTCTTTGGGTGATCTTACCCTCCTTGGTGACTTGGGTTTTTTGGGTGATGACGATTTAATGGAAGATCTTGAGAGTCGTTCCACTCCCATCCCCCAAGTGCCTCTTCCTTGCCTTCACGATCCCTCACTTGGTGATAGTCCTGATCAAGAAGTTATTCCCGGGGACCTAGATCAGAGCCTTCTGACTCCTCAGGATGTGAAATGTTTGAGTGGTAAACTGGAAATTTCATCTGACTATGAGTTTAAGGCTCCTGGCCTGGGGGATTCTTATCATAACCCACCCGCAGGGTATTTCACCATGACCCTGGCCCATTTTAATAGTGGGTTTTCTATCCCTCCTCATTCCTTACTAGTCGAGGTTATTCGTACTTTAGGTATAAGCTTCAGTCAATTGTCCCCGAACTCACTTACTTATTTCCTGGGATTCTGTCATCGAGCAAAAGAGTTTCAAATTCAGGCTACTACTTCTCTATTCCATTCTATTTTCTCAATACGATGCCTTAAGCCTGAATACTCCGTCTACTTTCAACCTCGTGCTGGTTGCAAGTTTATGGTCAGACTGCGCTCGACTCGAGGGGATTGGcggtcccattttctttttgTAAAAGATAGTTGGTGGGACGTACCTTCAACTTGGAGCTCTAGTTGTAGTGTTGTGAAAATGAGAATGATTCATCGACATTTGCAAGTTCAGTGTCAAACCCTGGGGTTTTTTGATGATTTATTCGATCCTAAGAGTTTGTTGGCCTGCG GGTTGCGCGTGAACTTGGCCACCCTTCAAGCTCGCGAAGACACTATGGGCAGGCCTCTTTCTACTGGAGAAAAGAAAAGAGTTGATGACCGGCGCTACCCTCCCGCTCCCCGACCCTCTATCCCTACTTCAGGGTTGCACCCCCAGTCTGGTTGTGGAGGAGGGTCTAGTTCTCAGGGTCGTCAGGGGCCTCACCCTATGCCCACTGATAGCCATGCTCCGGGAGTTGTTATGGATAAAAGAAAGGACCAGTGTACTAGAGGACACGACGATGGCAAGAGGAAAGGCGAAGTGGCCACCCCGCCAAACTTTAAGAAAGGTCGCAGAGATCCGATATCGTCTGCTCGAGGCCCTCGGAAGAACTCTCTATTCTTGGAAGGAGTTAATGCTAAGGAGAGAGTGGGGTCTTTCTGGGATACAGACGATCCTGACATGGGATGGAGAAAGGGGAGGGAGATGATATGTGATCATGACATGGCCCATCTGGTCCCTCAACCTCCCGCTGCTCTATCCCACTCCCTGGCCTTGATAGGCTGTCAG GCCGTGTCCCTGGCCTGTGCTTACCAGGCTCGAGAGGAGAGAGGTCGAGCTGAGGAGGTTCGATTTCGCCGAGAGCTTTCTCAATTAAAGGAAGAAAATGAACGCCTTCGATCGGAGAACATGAAGTTTCAAGATGATCTTTCTTGCTTGACAAAGAGATGTGAAGAAAAGACCAGAGATGATGAGGAATTGCGTAAAGAGCTTGGTTCTCTCTATGACAAGCACCATATCGAGGTGAAAACTGGAGGGATGTTCTTGGCTTCTAAGGCGGGGAAGTCTTTCGTGACGGGTGTTGATGAGAAAGCACTAGCAGCCTTTCGTGCTTCTCCGGCCTTTGCTGATGAGGTTTACAGTCACGCTTTTGGTCTCCATGATGAGGTGGTGCGAGACTGTCGCCGCCAGCTTCGTTTGACAGGCTTGGTTCCTGAGGAGGTGGTAATGAGGATTTCACCTCATGTGTCAGAGTTGGATGACCCTGCTCATGTTGACTCTCTGCCAGAGTTTCCTCCAGTGGAGGACGCTGACTGCGAGGTCATTGGTGCACTGCACTTGCTCCCTGCAGACGGAGCTATCGAGGATGGATAA
- the LOC142528507 gene encoding uncharacterized protein LOC142528507 codes for MQTRSRTTHDAQEEHGRPPPAHPQHEEFLITPEVLKALMEEAASRAATEVVAQYLATRQQDIENRGARGEGVRSHHSERVSREREMTRVISHAPPSRQKLHDKKGEEDALAILLVQRSPFTTAVLMEMLPMGLKIANLPEYKGEGDPQDHLDKFYARADLYDISDAAYCKIFRTTLSEQALTWFNKLPSGTVGSLGELTRRFLQQFSINRKYPRTASYLFTIVQREGESLREFVQRFTQAVHEVPYVNHDLLAGIMQQNLRHRRFKESIAGRPPNTLEELLERAEKYIRIEEAAEPRYLAKRKREDEKFEIKKEERWIAQSPHPQHIPLNSRLTDILVVAEKQGLLQPPRPMKENSKRQQSNKYCRFHKDKGHATEDCFVLRAEIEKLIKKGYLGSFVDKSRDQQDNKRSEFQRETNPPREHDNQGKRPERIEDNLPTGGIIAVISGGPACGDSNRARKTLIRASNAGTSISD; via the exons ATGCAAACACGGTCGCGTACAACTCATGATGCCCAAGAGGAGCATGGACGCCCTCCTCCAGCTCATCCACAGCATGAGGAGTTCCTGATCACGCCTGAGGTTCTGAAGGCATTGATGGAGGAAGCAGCATCTCGAGCTGCAACCGAAGTCGTGGCGCAGTACCTCGCGACTCGACAGCAAGACATCGAGAACAGGGGAGCGCGCGGCGAAGGAGTCCGTTCACATCACTCAGAGAGAGTCTCGCGAGAAAGAGAG ATGACGAGGGTCATAAGCCATGCACCTCCTTCCCGTCAAAAACTCCACGACAAAAAAGGAGAAGAGGATGCATTGGCAATTTTACTTGTGCAGCGTAGCCCTTTCACCACAGCTGTACTAATGGAAATGCTGCCGATGGGATTAAAGATAGCGAACCTACCTGAGTATAAAGGAGAAGGGGATCCACAAGATCACCTCGACAAGTTTTATGCAAGGGCAGACCTGTATGACATCAGTGACGCTGCTTATTGTAAAATATTTCGAACCACCCTATCAGAACAAGCCCTCACTTGGTTCAACAAGCTACCCTCGGGGACAGTAGGCAGCCTGGGGGAACTCACCAGACgttttcttcaacaattttCCATTAATAGGAAGTATCCCAGAACAGCGTCGTACTTGTTCACCATAGTCCAAAGAGAGGGAGAGAGCCTGAGAGAGTTCGTACAACGATTCACTCAAGCCGTTCATGAGGTCCCGTACGTCAATCACGATTTACTAGCAGGAATCATGCAGCAGAACCTCCGTCATCGAAGATTTAAAGAGTCAATAGCGGGAAGACCCCCGAACACTTTGGAAGAATTACTGGAAAGAGCAGAAAAGTACATTCGCATCGAAGAAGCAGCGGAACCTCGTTATCTTGCCAAAAGAAAAAGAGAGgatgagaaattcgaaatcaagaaagaagaaagatggataGCTCAAAGCCCTCATCCCCAGCATATTCCGCTGAACTCGCGCTTGACGGACATATTAGTGGTAGCCGAGAAGCAAGGTCTTTTGCAACCCCCTCGCCCTATGAAAGAAAACTCGAAAAGACAGCAATCTAACAAATACTGTCGTTTTCACAAGGACAAAGGTCACGCCACAGAAGACTGTTTTGTCCTGCGAGCAGAAATAGAAAAACTCATCAAGAAAGGATATTTGGGCAGTTTTGTGGATAAGTCACGAGATCAGCAGGACAATAAGCGCTCGGAGTTCCAGCGCGAGACCAACCCTCCGAGAGAACACGACAACCAAGGGAAGCGACCCGAAAGGATAGAAGATAACCTGCCTACTGGAGGAATCATCGCAGTGATTTCTGGAGGCCCGGCGTGTGGGGATTCGAACAGGGCGAGAAAAACCTTAATTCGCGCAAGCAATGCAGGAACTTCCATCTCCGATTAG
- the LOC142528250 gene encoding protein WVD2-like 4 isoform X2, producing the protein MESNNGAQLEEEKKLSTEKINGEGSTLVDTENISHSEPGSGGNEVYKDLVKEKETVDSSGPAAKLSECVSKSRASTQSKRDFSGNGPKNNKSSKNQSTSSKGSVVLGQNTKPSLSQSLSFPAKGRHSDVMKRSVDTCPLKSSQKNGAKAEQFKGVTSSGNAPKIRQSWPVKQVNVNGNETNPGSDGLDEKNLKHINNVLPVKEEDDTGSITSSNATSQQKTNVSAFPFRLEERAEKRKEFYSNIEKKIHAKEVEVSNLEAKSKENQEAEIKQLRKSLTFKATPMPSFYKDPPPKPELKKIPTTRPISPKLGRRKSTESASRNSLENGGSTHSPSITKENHVLDKASEANGDKGNVVSVKKSIKSSLSKPRTQQSLAAKKVKNGDTEKKEVQINASSSEEIRELENQIEECP; encoded by the exons ATGGAATCGAATAATGGAGCtcaacttgaagaagaaaagaagctTAGCACAGAGAAAATTAATGGGGAAGGGTCAACTTTGGTTGACACAGAAAATATCAGCCACAG TGAACCGGGTTCTGGTGGAAATGAAGTGTACAAAGATTTGGTCAAGGAAAAAGAGACTGTTGATTCATCTGGACCAGCAGCCAAATTGTCTGAATGCGTATCAAAAAGTAGAGCATCAACTCAGAGTAAACGAGATTTCAGTGGTAATGGTCCAAAGAACAATAAATCGTCCAAGAATCAATCTACTAGCTCGAAGGGATCGGTTGTGCTTGGCCAGAATACTAAGCCTAGTTTGAGTCAGAGCCTCTCGTTTCCAGCCAAAGGCCGCCACTCGGATGTTATGAAAAGAAGCGTTGATACATGTCCGTTGAAGTCATCACagaaaaatggtgcaaaagCAGAGCAGTTTAAGGGCGTAACAAGTTCAGGGAACGCACCAAAGATTCGTCAATCTTGG CCAGTAAAACAAGTAAATGTGAATGGAAATGAGACAAATCCGGGTTCTGATGG ATTGGATGAAAAGAATTTGAAACATATCAACAACGTGTTGCCTGTTAAGGAGGAGGATGATACCGGTTCCATTACTTCATC AAATGCTACTTCTCAACAGAAGACTAATGTCTCAGCATTCCCTTTTAGATTGGAAGAGCGCGCCGAAAAGAGAAAAGAG TTTTATTCGAATATCGAGAAGAAAATACATGCCAAGGAAGTTGAAGTGAGCAATCTGGAAGCAAAATCCAAG GAAAATCAAGAGGCAGAAATTAAGCAATTGAGGAAGAGTTTGACGTTTAAAGCTACACCTATGCCGAGTTTCTACAAAGATCCTCCTCCAAAACCTGAACTTAAGAAG ATACCAACTACACGACCCATATCTCCTAAGCTTGGAAGGCGTAAAAGCACTGAATCCGCTTCTAGGAACTCGCTCGAAAATGGAGGTTCCACTCACAGTCCAAGCATAACTAAAGAAAATCACGTGTTGGACAAGGCTTCTGAGGCAAATGGAGATAAGGGCAATGTCGTTTCGGTAAAGAAATCCATCAAAAGCTCACTGTCCAAACCTCGTACTCAACAATCTTTGGCTGCTAAAAAAGTAAAGAACGGAGACACTGAGAAAAAAGAAGTGCAAATCAATGCATCTAGCTCAGAAGAAATCCGAGAACTAGAGAATCAGATTGAAGAATGtccataa
- the LOC142528250 gene encoding protein WVD2-like 4 isoform X1: protein MESNNGAQLEEEKKLSTEKINGEGSTLVDTENISHSEPGSGGNELYKDLPEPGSGGNEVYKDLVKEKETVDSSGPAAKLSECVSKSRASTQSKRDFSGNGPKNNKSSKNQSTSSKGSVVLGQNTKPSLSQSLSFPAKGRHSDVMKRSVDTCPLKSSQKNGAKAEQFKGVTSSGNAPKIRQSWPVKQVNVNGNETNPGSDGLDEKNLKHINNVLPVKEEDDTGSITSSNATSQQKTNVSAFPFRLEERAEKRKEFYSNIEKKIHAKEVEVSNLEAKSKENQEAEIKQLRKSLTFKATPMPSFYKDPPPKPELKKIPTTRPISPKLGRRKSTESASRNSLENGGSTHSPSITKENHVLDKASEANGDKGNVVSVKKSIKSSLSKPRTQQSLAAKKVKNGDTEKKEVQINASSSEEIRELENQIEECP, encoded by the exons ATGGAATCGAATAATGGAGCtcaacttgaagaagaaaagaagctTAGCACAGAGAAAATTAATGGGGAAGGGTCAACTTTGGTTGACACAGAAAATATCAGCCACAGTGAACCGGGTTCTGGTGGAAATGAATTGTACAAAGATTTACCTGAACCGGGTTCTGGTGGAAATGAAGTGTACAAAGATTTGGTCAAGGAAAAAGAGACTGTTGATTCATCTGGACCAGCAGCCAAATTGTCTGAATGCGTATCAAAAAGTAGAGCATCAACTCAGAGTAAACGAGATTTCAGTGGTAATGGTCCAAAGAACAATAAATCGTCCAAGAATCAATCTACTAGCTCGAAGGGATCGGTTGTGCTTGGCCAGAATACTAAGCCTAGTTTGAGTCAGAGCCTCTCGTTTCCAGCCAAAGGCCGCCACTCGGATGTTATGAAAAGAAGCGTTGATACATGTCCGTTGAAGTCATCACagaaaaatggtgcaaaagCAGAGCAGTTTAAGGGCGTAACAAGTTCAGGGAACGCACCAAAGATTCGTCAATCTTGG CCAGTAAAACAAGTAAATGTGAATGGAAATGAGACAAATCCGGGTTCTGATGG ATTGGATGAAAAGAATTTGAAACATATCAACAACGTGTTGCCTGTTAAGGAGGAGGATGATACCGGTTCCATTACTTCATC AAATGCTACTTCTCAACAGAAGACTAATGTCTCAGCATTCCCTTTTAGATTGGAAGAGCGCGCCGAAAAGAGAAAAGAG TTTTATTCGAATATCGAGAAGAAAATACATGCCAAGGAAGTTGAAGTGAGCAATCTGGAAGCAAAATCCAAG GAAAATCAAGAGGCAGAAATTAAGCAATTGAGGAAGAGTTTGACGTTTAAAGCTACACCTATGCCGAGTTTCTACAAAGATCCTCCTCCAAAACCTGAACTTAAGAAG ATACCAACTACACGACCCATATCTCCTAAGCTTGGAAGGCGTAAAAGCACTGAATCCGCTTCTAGGAACTCGCTCGAAAATGGAGGTTCCACTCACAGTCCAAGCATAACTAAAGAAAATCACGTGTTGGACAAGGCTTCTGAGGCAAATGGAGATAAGGGCAATGTCGTTTCGGTAAAGAAATCCATCAAAAGCTCACTGTCCAAACCTCGTACTCAACAATCTTTGGCTGCTAAAAAAGTAAAGAACGGAGACACTGAGAAAAAAGAAGTGCAAATCAATGCATCTAGCTCAGAAGAAATCCGAGAACTAGAGAATCAGATTGAAGAATGtccataa
- the LOC142528972 gene encoding fasciclin-like arabinogalactan protein 17, with translation MDSQIYGVPNLLFFTLFAFLAITASALPENPSSNVAPQINSNSVLVALLDSHYTELSELVEKALLLQTLEEAVSKHNITIFAPQNEALERDLDPEFKRFLLEPGNLKSLQNLLLFHIIPARIESRHWPVELNKKSVLHASLCRDAIGEKIQLNGKNGEKIVGMAKVVKSDDIVRPDGIIHGIERLLVPKSVQQDFNARRNLKATSAILPEGAPEVDPRTHRLKKPAPPVPVGSSPVLPIFDALAPGPSLAPAPAPGPGGPHHHFDGESQVKDFIQTLLHYGGYNEMADILVNLTSLASEMGRLVSEGYVLTVLAPNDEAMAKLTTDQLSEPGAPEQIMYYHLIPEYQTEESMYNAVRRFGKVKYDTLRLPHKVAAEEADGSVKFGQGEGSAYLFDPDIYTDGRISVQGIDGVLFPPDESKLPPKASPVAKIASKPRRGKLLEMACTLLESVGQDSRFSSCY, from the exons ATGGATTCTCAGATCTATGGCGTCCCTAATCTTCTTTTCTTCACCCTTTTCGCTTTTTTGGCTATCACAGCTTCTGCATTGCCTGAAAACCCGTCATCAAATGTGGCGCCACAAATCAACTCCAATTCAGTTCTTGTGGCCCTTTTGGATTCTCACTACACCGAACTATCGGAGCTTGTGGAGAAAGCGCTCTTGCTTCAGACTCTCGAAGAAGCTGTTTCTAAGCATAATATCACCATTTTTGCTCCTCAGAACGAGGCTCTGGAACGGGATTTGGACCCGGAGTTTAAGCGTTTCTTGCTTGAGCCGGGAAATCTCAAATCCCTGCAAAATCTTCTTCTCTTCCATATTATTCCAGCTCGCATTGAGTCCAGACATTGGCCGGTGGAGTTGAACAAGAAGTCTGTTCTTCATGCCAGCCTCTGCCGTGATGCGATTGGTGAGAAGATTCAATTGAACGGGAAGAATGGTGAGAAAATTGTGGGAATGGCGAAGGTTGTCAAATCAGATGACATAGTTCGTCCGGATGGAATCATTCACGGCATTGAGAGATTGTTGGTTCCGAAATCTGTACAACAAGATTTCAATGCGCGGCGGAACTTGAAGGCAACCTCCGCCATTTTACCAGAAGGTGCACCGGAAGTTGACCCAAGGACCCACAGGCTGAAGAAACCGGCGCCGCCTGTACCAGTCGGTTCTTCTCCGGTTTTGCCCATATTCGACGCTTTGGCTCCCGGTCCGTCCCTGGCTCCGGCACCGGCTCCCGGTCCTGGAGGGCCGCACCACCACTTTGACGGCGAGAGTCAGGTCAAAGACTTTATTCAAACCCTCCTGCATTACGGAGGATACAACGAAATGGCGGATATCTTGGTGAATCTCACCTCGTTGGCTTCCGAAATGGGAAGATTAGTGTCAGAAGGGTACGTGCTCACAGTATTAGCTCCAAACGATGAAGCCATGGCGAAATTGACTACAGACCAATTAAGTGAACCCGGTGCCCCGGAGCAAATCATGTATTATCACCTGATTCCCGAATACCAAACGGAGGAAAGTATGTACAATGCGGTGAGGAGATTTGGGAAGGTGAAATACGATACATTGAGACTGCCGCATAAGGTGGCGGCAGAGGAGGCCGACGGGTCGGTCAAATTCGGGCAAGGAGAAGGATCCGCCTACCTATTTGACCCTGATATCTATACAGACGGGAGGATCTCTGTTCAGGGAATTGATGGGGTCCTGTTTCCGCCGGATGAAAGCAAGCTTCCTCCTAAAGCTTCTCCTGTTGCCAAGATTGCTTCCAAACCAAGAAGAG GAAAATTGTTAGAAATGGCATGTACATTGCTTGAGTCTGTCGGACAAGACTCTCGTTTCTCTAGCTGTTATTAA